The Sphingomicrobium aestuariivivum DNA window CGCTATTTCATCGACAAGCTCGGCAAGGCTCTCCGCCCCGACCAGACGCTCGTCGTCTCCACCCATCGCCACCAGATGCTGTCGATCGTCGACCGCCTGCTGGTGATCGACAAGGGTCGCCTGATTGCCGACGGACCGCGCGACGAGGTGCTCGCCAGCCTGACGCAGGCCGCGACCAAGTCGGGCGGCGTGCCGACCCCCGGAGGCGACCGGTGAACCGGAGCCTCACTTTCCGCCGCGTCTCGGTCGCGCTGGTCCTGCTCCTCGTGACGGGGCTGATGGTGGCGGGCGCGCTTCTTTTCCCGATGGGAGCCAGGGCACCTGCCACGCCCGTCGAGGCCAAGGTCCAGGTGCCGCTGCCCGCGCCCGACAAGGTGGTCGAGGCGGCGACCGGCACGGCGGTCACCGACATGACCGCGCTGGGGAAAAGCGCCGAAGTCATCAACGCCTCGCTGCCTTTTGCGGGCGGACCGGTTCTTTCGGCACGCGCCTTCACCGCCGCGGCGCCCGGCAGCCTGTCCTATGACCGCGCGCACCTGTGCCTGACGCAGGCCATCTATTACGAGGCGGGATTCGAGCCGGTCGAGGGGCGCCGCGCGGTCGCGCAGGTCGTCCTCAACCGTGTCCGTCACCCCGCCTTCCCCGCGAGCGTCTGCGGCGTCGTCTACGAAGGCGCCAAGAAGCGCGTCTGCCAGTTCAGCTTCACCTGCGATGGCTCGCTCGACCGGCGACCGGCAGCCGGCGCCTGGGCGACCGCCAAGCGGATCGCCGCCGACGCGCTGGCGGGGCATGTCGAGAAATCGGTTGGCATGGCGACCCATTATCACGCCGACTATGTCGCGCCGCGCTGGGCGCCGATGCTCGACAAGGTCGAGAAGCTGGGCGCGCACATCTTCTATCGCTGGCCGGGGGGCTGGGGGCGGCCTGCCGCTTTCCGCATGGGCTACCAGGGCGAGCCGCGCAGCATCGCGTCGCTGCAGCGCAACGCTCCCCCGGTCGGCGCCCTCGTGGGCGAGCAACTGGCCGAGGCGATCGCGCCCGAGCCCAAGCCCTTCCCGACGCGGGACGAGGATCCGACCATCCGCCGCGCCGACAATGACGTCGGCGGGCTGATCGACACCTCGAAGGGCTGGCGCCCGAGCATGCCCGATCCGACGCGGACGGGCAGCGCGGTCGCCCGCGTCAACCACACTCAGACCGCGCGCGCGGCAACGCCCGCGCTCCCCGGGGGGGGACAGTAATGAACGCCTTTTCCTTCATCGACCGCAACCGCGACGAGAATCGCACGCCGCCGAGCGCGGCGCGCACGACGATCCTCCTCATTGCCGGCGCCTTTGCCGCCTTCCTGATCTGGGCGGGGCTGATCGCCGAGGTGGACGAGGTGACGCGCGGGCCGGGACAGGTCATTCCCTCCTCCAAGGTGCAACTGATCCAGGCATCGGAGCCCGCGGTCGTGGAGGAATTGCTGGTGCGCTCGGGCGAGCGGGTCGAGGCGGGCCAGCTGCTCGCGCGGCTCGATGACACGCAGAGTGCCTCGGCGCTGGGCGAGATCGCGGCCGAAACGCGCAGCCTAGAGGCCCGCGAGGCACGGCTGCGCGCCGAAGGAACGGGTGGGACGCTGTCCTGCGAGGGTGCCGACTGCGATGCGGAAAGCGCGGTCATCGCGGCCCGCCGCTCGGCGCTGTCGAGCCGCGTCAGTGCCTTGAACGCGCAGGCCCGCCAGGCGCAGGCCGACGCGCAGGAAGCCAGCGCCACCATCTCCAGCCTGACCTCGAGCCTGCGGCTGGCGCGCGAGAATGTCGGGCGCCTCGCCCCGCTCGCCGAGCGCGGCATCGTGCCGCAGACCGACCTTGCCGATGCCCGCCGCGAGGTCATCGACCTCGAGGGGCGCATCGCCGCGGCGCGCGAGCAGCGCACGCGGGCGCAGGCCGCGGTCGCGGAAGCCAATGCGCAGGCCGCCGAGGCGCGGGCCGATTTCGCGCAGCAGGCGCTGGACGAGCGCAGCCAGGTGGCGAGCCGGATCGCGGTCAATCGCGAAAGCCTGCGCGGGGCCGAAGGGCGGCTGGCGCGCACCGAGTTGCGCTCGCCCGTGGAAGGCGTAGTGAACAACCTTGCCGTCACCACCATCGGCGGATTCGTCCAGGCCGGCGAGAGCATCATGGAAGTGGTGCCGATCGGCGACAAGCTGCTCGTCGAGA harbors:
- a CDS encoding cell wall hydrolase, producing MNRSLTFRRVSVALVLLLVTGLMVAGALLFPMGARAPATPVEAKVQVPLPAPDKVVEAATGTAVTDMTALGKSAEVINASLPFAGGPVLSARAFTAAAPGSLSYDRAHLCLTQAIYYEAGFEPVEGRRAVAQVVLNRVRHPAFPASVCGVVYEGAKKRVCQFSFTCDGSLDRRPAAGAWATAKRIAADALAGHVEKSVGMATHYHADYVAPRWAPMLDKVEKLGAHIFYRWPGGWGRPAAFRMGYQGEPRSIASLQRNAPPVGALVGEQLAEAIAPEPKPFPTRDEDPTIRRADNDVGGLIDTSKGWRPSMPDPTRTGSAVARVNHTQTARAATPALPGGGQ
- a CDS encoding HlyD family type I secretion periplasmic adaptor subunit codes for the protein MNAFSFIDRNRDENRTPPSAARTTILLIAGAFAAFLIWAGLIAEVDEVTRGPGQVIPSSKVQLIQASEPAVVEELLVRSGERVEAGQLLARLDDTQSASALGEIAAETRSLEAREARLRAEGTGGTLSCEGADCDAESAVIAARRSALSSRVSALNAQARQAQADAQEASATISSLTSSLRLARENVGRLAPLAERGIVPQTDLADARREVIDLEGRIAAAREQRTRAQAAVAEANAQAAEARADFAQQALDERSQVASRIAVNRESLRGAEGRLARTELRSPVEGVVNNLAVTTIGGFVQAGESIMEVVPIGDKLLVETRVKPSDIAFVAVGDPALVTVTAYDFSIYGGLDGKVVEISADSIYDEVEREAYFNVIVETDKAYLESGATQLPITPGMMTDTQIITGQKSVLAYLLKPLNKARREALTEH